From candidate division WOR-3 bacterium, a single genomic window includes:
- the lipA gene encoding lipoyl synthase, producing the protein MEERIPQWLKRKAFLSELSLETSKIISLKNLNTVCREAKCPNREECYSKKTATFMILGRVCTRNCAFCGVESGTPGPVDDKEPLRLAKAAEELGLDYVVITSVTRDDLPDGGAGIFSEAINEVKNSEKKPGVEVLIPDFKGDRNSLLNVLSARPNVLNHNIETVPSLYRKIRPGANYIRSLDVIQYSKKMGLITKTGLIVGMGESFAELQEVFKDIVSSGADILTVGQYMKPSKNNLPVQRYLRPEEFELIEQMALDAGLKAVLSGPLVRSSYRAKEYYEKIRNI; encoded by the coding sequence ATGGAAGAGAGAATTCCACAATGGCTCAAGAGAAAGGCTTTTCTCTCAGAGCTTTCACTTGAAACTTCGAAAATAATCAGTTTGAAAAATTTGAACACTGTCTGCAGAGAGGCAAAATGCCCCAACCGAGAAGAATGCTATTCCAAAAAAACAGCTACTTTCATGATTTTAGGAAGGGTCTGCACCCGGAATTGCGCTTTCTGCGGGGTAGAGTCCGGAACTCCTGGTCCTGTTGACGACAAAGAACCTTTAAGGCTGGCAAAAGCTGCAGAAGAATTGGGACTCGATTATGTAGTGATAACTTCAGTGACGAGAGATGATCTGCCGGACGGTGGGGCGGGAATTTTTTCTGAAGCTATCAATGAGGTGAAAAACAGCGAAAAAAAACCTGGGGTTGAAGTCTTGATACCGGATTTCAAAGGAGATAGAAATTCTCTTTTGAATGTCCTGTCCGCTCGACCAAACGTTTTGAATCACAACATCGAAACAGTTCCTTCTCTCTACAGAAAAATAAGACCTGGGGCTAATTATATCAGATCTCTTGATGTAATACAATATTCAAAGAAGATGGGATTGATAACCAAAACGGGATTGATTGTCGGAATGGGGGAGAGTTTTGCGGAACTGCAAGAAGTGTTCAAAGACATAGTGTCTTCCGGCGCCGATATTTTAACGGTAGGACAATACATGAAGCCCTCGAAAAACAACTTACCCGTTCAGAGATATTTAAGACCCGAAGAGTTTGAGCTGATTGAACAAATGGCTTTAGATGCAGGCTTGAAGGCTGTCTTATCCGGACCACTCGTAAGAAGTTCCTACAGAGCCAAGGAGTATTATGAAAAAATTAGAAATATCTGA
- a CDS encoding DUF882 domain-containing protein: MYIALIVFFALLPGSSLRLREITVEDFRCKGDSGENPPIVWNGETFYDGDSGTLPRRGIDPDLLDLLNDLQNEINSQVFIISGYRSIKHNRYIAADLYKYVNENGDSGNPHEVSMTSKHIMGAAADFYVEGYEDRPENVLESLLKVIEENGDSSYPVVSKVGLRPRSSGSVYSYYAYPSYKTDIWWIHPYAENEGRDLDCRVYSGVYFHINKRIPFDETGCEPVR, encoded by the coding sequence TTGTATATTGCACTCATTGTTTTTTTTGCTTTGCTCCCCGGCAGTTCATTGCGACTAAGGGAAATCACCGTCGAAGATTTCAGGTGTAAAGGGGATTCTGGAGAAAATCCACCTATCGTCTGGAACGGAGAAACTTTTTACGACGGCGATTCGGGAACTCTTCCGAGAAGAGGAATAGACCCGGATCTTCTGGATTTACTCAACGATCTTCAAAACGAGATAAACTCTCAAGTCTTTATAATATCTGGGTACAGGTCGATAAAGCACAACAGGTATATTGCCGCAGACTTGTATAAATATGTAAACGAAAATGGAGATTCAGGTAATCCGCATGAAGTATCAATGACATCTAAACACATAATGGGAGCTGCTGCGGATTTCTATGTCGAAGGCTACGAAGACAGACCGGAAAATGTTTTGGAATCTTTGCTTAAGGTTATAGAAGAAAACGGAGACAGCTCGTATCCAGTAGTATCGAAGGTGGGGCTGAGACCGAGGTCTTCTGGATCAGTTTACAGTTATTACGCTTATCCTTCTTATAAAACCGATATTTGGTGGATACACCCATACGCTGAAAATGAAGGCAGAGATTTAGACTGCAGAGTGTATTCAGGTGTTTATTTTCACATAAACAAAAGAATTCCCTTTGACGAAACCGGATGCGAACCTGTCAGATGA
- a CDS encoding proline--tRNA ligase — translation MFWSKYYIPTTKEMPSDALLASHKLLLKAGFIRQELSGAYNYLPLGLKTIAKIMRIVREEMNAIEAVELLAPSLASKETWQATGRWEDFGSDMFKFKDRKNRDICLAPTHEEIITGLAKRDFRSYRDLPKYLYQIQTKFRDEPRPRSGVLRMRQFLMKDSYSFDKDEEGLAVSYESHKKAYQSIFTKSGLHFRIVSASSGLMGGSDSEEFMIPSESGEDRIVYCEKCDYSANLEVASSKVESISYPSKAMEKVNTPVGGSVDEVSAFLGFKKDRMIKSLLWMVGEKPHFLLLCGEDELSEAKLAKHLGAGRPAHAEEILKITGAPAGYVGPIGVKNVAVYADERLQTATGMCTGANEFHYHFTNIDIERDIQVKGYLDLREVKKDEKCLKCGGILNVENAVEVGHIFKLGTKYSKSMKANFTDEKGEERPFVMGSYGIGIERIMASAIEQNHDENGIIWPVTISPFEVIVIPLNLHDTKVKNTAFSLCEELKSHSIEYIIDDREERAGIKFKDADLIGIPLRITIGEKNIAKGLVEVKRRDSSTVATVPIEKTVGEVKKHLKDLYNLCSITE, via the coding sequence ATGTTTTGGTCTAAATATTACATACCAACAACCAAAGAGATGCCTTCAGACGCTCTTCTGGCTAGCCATAAGCTGTTGTTGAAAGCCGGATTCATAAGACAGGAGCTGTCCGGCGCCTACAATTACCTCCCCCTCGGTTTGAAGACCATAGCTAAAATAATGAGAATCGTGAGGGAAGAGATGAACGCCATTGAAGCAGTGGAGCTTCTTGCGCCTTCACTCGCCTCCAAAGAGACTTGGCAAGCCACCGGTCGGTGGGAAGATTTCGGAAGCGATATGTTTAAATTCAAAGACAGGAAAAACAGAGACATTTGTCTTGCTCCAACCCACGAAGAAATAATAACAGGACTCGCCAAGAGAGACTTCCGGTCATACAGGGACCTGCCCAAATACCTTTATCAAATTCAGACTAAGTTCAGGGATGAACCTAGGCCTAGGAGCGGCGTTCTAAGGATGAGGCAGTTTCTCATGAAAGATTCATACAGCTTCGACAAAGACGAAGAAGGTCTTGCGGTTTCATACGAATCGCATAAAAAAGCTTACCAGAGTATCTTCACAAAAAGCGGGCTCCATTTTAGAATCGTCTCCGCTTCAAGTGGCTTGATGGGAGGATCGGATTCAGAAGAATTCATGATACCTTCCGAATCCGGCGAAGATCGAATAGTTTACTGCGAAAAATGCGATTATTCCGCCAACCTTGAGGTTGCATCTTCAAAAGTAGAAAGCATCTCTTATCCTTCAAAGGCCATGGAAAAGGTCAACACTCCTGTGGGGGGGTCTGTTGATGAAGTCTCTGCTTTCTTGGGGTTTAAAAAAGACAGGATGATTAAAAGCTTGCTTTGGATGGTGGGAGAAAAACCTCATTTTCTCCTTCTATGCGGCGAAGACGAGTTGTCGGAGGCAAAACTCGCCAAGCACCTTGGCGCCGGAAGGCCTGCACATGCCGAAGAAATTCTGAAAATCACGGGAGCACCCGCTGGTTATGTGGGGCCGATAGGCGTAAAAAATGTAGCTGTTTACGCCGACGAAAGACTGCAGACAGCGACTGGGATGTGCACGGGGGCCAACGAATTTCACTACCACTTCACCAACATCGACATCGAAAGGGACATTCAAGTCAAAGGATATTTAGACCTGAGAGAGGTCAAAAAAGACGAAAAATGCTTGAAATGCGGAGGTATTCTCAACGTAGAAAACGCTGTCGAAGTCGGTCATATTTTCAAACTCGGCACAAAATATTCAAAGAGCATGAAAGCCAATTTTACCGACGAAAAAGGGGAAGAAAGACCATTTGTGATGGGAAGTTATGGAATTGGCATAGAGCGGATTATGGCTTCTGCAATAGAACAAAATCACGATGAAAACGGCATAATTTGGCCTGTGACCATATCGCCGTTTGAAGTTATTGTCATTCCATTGAATCTACACGACACAAAAGTTAAAAACACCGCTTTTTCATTGTGTGAGGAACTAAAATCTCATTCGATTGAATACATCATCGACGACAGGGAAGAAAGGGCTGGTATTAAATTCAAGGACGCCGACTTGATAGGTATTCCTCTGAGGATAACCATTGGAGAAAAAAACATCGCCAAAGGCTTGGTTGAAGTAAAAAGAAGGGATTCTTCCACCGTGGCGACTGTGCCGATTGAAAAGACTGTCGGAGAAGTCAAAAAACACTTGAAAGATCTCTACAATCTATGCTCAATTACTGAATGA
- a CDS encoding phenylalanine--tRNA ligase subunit alpha: MEKNSLHPLEIKFLKNLKKGNNFSVSCYPQNSGLTPENVRGIIGWFKAKNWLEEVEEKVSIRAEITDEGKTYAQNGHPMRLVLDKLAISPLTIKEMIETTGYGQAEIGKAVGFLKKNELALENDGFISPTGKTIPEYLEILEKLMNTSLKKELDLESLSDMELKVLEENAKKRGSGSIFRLKEMKTVVYRLNEEGEKARASIEGAEDAEEIGALTPEMLRERSWDGKLFRKYGFSIKPRTKLAGRFHPYGRFLDTVRKELTSMGFTEMRGPIVESEFFNNDVLFMPQYHSARDIHDIYIVKEPSKANDIPVNILKKIASAHRDGGRSGSRGWGYDFDTEKTQRLVLRSQGTAISAREMTKKPPVPGKFFAIARCFRYDSVDATHAPDFFQIEGIVLEENINFRHLLGLLSNFAQNLAHAEEIKFVPGYFPFTEPSVEAMIKHPQLGWIELGGAGIFRPEITVSLEIPCPVIAWGLGLDRMAMNALKINDIRELFTQDFEKIRSAKVVL, translated from the coding sequence ATGGAAAAAAATTCTCTCCATCCTCTCGAGATAAAGTTTTTAAAAAACCTTAAAAAGGGCAACAATTTCAGCGTATCCTGCTATCCTCAAAATTCCGGATTGACCCCGGAAAACGTCAGGGGAATCATCGGTTGGTTTAAAGCAAAAAATTGGCTCGAAGAAGTTGAGGAAAAGGTTTCTATAAGAGCGGAGATAACCGACGAGGGAAAAACATACGCCCAAAACGGTCATCCCATGAGACTCGTTTTAGACAAACTTGCAATTTCTCCGCTGACCATAAAAGAGATGATAGAAACCACCGGATACGGACAAGCCGAAATTGGAAAAGCTGTCGGTTTCTTGAAAAAAAATGAACTCGCCCTGGAAAATGACGGCTTTATAAGCCCAACCGGAAAAACTATCCCCGAATACCTTGAAATTTTGGAAAAACTTATGAATACATCTCTCAAAAAAGAACTCGACCTTGAATCCCTTTCAGATATGGAACTCAAGGTACTCGAAGAGAACGCAAAAAAAAGAGGTTCTGGTTCCATATTCAGGCTCAAAGAAATGAAAACGGTCGTTTACCGACTTAACGAAGAAGGTGAAAAAGCCAGAGCTTCAATTGAAGGAGCTGAAGACGCCGAAGAAATTGGAGCTCTTACTCCGGAAATGCTGAGAGAAAGATCATGGGACGGTAAACTTTTCAGAAAATACGGTTTTTCTATTAAACCGAGAACGAAACTTGCCGGCAGATTTCACCCTTACGGCAGATTCCTTGACACAGTCAGAAAAGAATTGACTTCGATGGGATTCACAGAGATGAGAGGTCCTATCGTAGAATCGGAATTTTTCAACAACGATGTTCTTTTCATGCCGCAGTATCATTCCGCCAGAGACATACACGATATCTACATAGTAAAGGAGCCTTCAAAAGCCAACGATATACCAGTCAACATTTTAAAAAAAATTGCTTCCGCTCACAGAGACGGAGGCAGGTCCGGTTCCCGGGGTTGGGGTTATGATTTTGACACTGAAAAAACCCAGCGACTTGTCCTCAGAAGCCAAGGAACCGCGATAAGCGCGAGGGAGATGACAAAAAAACCTCCCGTGCCCGGAAAATTTTTTGCTATAGCCAGATGCTTCAGGTACGACAGCGTCGATGCAACACACGCGCCGGATTTTTTCCAAATAGAGGGAATCGTTCTAGAGGAAAATATTAACTTCAGACACCTTCTTGGTCTCCTTTCGAATTTCGCGCAAAACCTCGCTCACGCAGAAGAGATCAAATTCGTCCCCGGATATTTCCCTTTCACAGAACCATCCGTCGAGGCCATGATTAAACATCCGCAATTAGGATGGATCGAATTGGGTGGAGCTGGTATTTTCAGACCCGAGATCACGGTTTCTCTTGAGATACCTTGCCCGGTGATTGCGTGGGGTCTCGGTCTTGACAGAATGGCAATGAACGCCCTAAAGATAAACGACATAAGAGAATTGTTCACGCAAGATTTCGAAAAAATACGTTCAGCAAAGGTGGTTTTATAA
- the pheT gene encoding phenylalanine--tRNA ligase subunit beta, translating into MPKVVTEKQSLLSLAEKPISLEKIQELSWLAKAEMTISADTEEITLEFADTNRPDLWSPEGLMRLINQYLEGKARDYSYLSDPYDNEKYVIVEESVQRVRPYIGMFLCKMPPVTEKTLKSLIQTQEKLAENYGKKRKIVSIGLYPASIVDFPIIYKGVKPNEESFTPLGFEEEMTLAEILVKHPKGIEYRDILEARKCVPLMVDKKGEILSFPPIINSRRTGEVKIGDTYLAVEATGNDLSAVRLVLNIFAMNLSDRGGQITRMRSLYPDNQIYTFPTDETEEFYLNIPQVNNLLGSEFGIEKISSNLRKMGLKSKKGTFDKELIVTVPFYRRDIMHEVDIIEDIAIASDYNDFEPQMPESYTKGGLSPQQERVDTVRQISIGMGFLEYMGNILTSKETMKTCAGKHSDPIEIANPMTSMFSCLRDFLFPGLLTAESKNSKSLYPHHIFETGEIVRKVFGQEALKTDTVFSIAYLIAGPETNFSDIYSVIDTICEMLSVKLSLLEKDFDFFIPGRSACVYLNGVNSGFLGEVSPKLLDVLGIRMPLVLCEINDISFLFERKAN; encoded by the coding sequence ATGCCAAAGGTCGTAACGGAAAAACAATCGCTTCTCTCTCTGGCAGAAAAACCCATAAGCTTGGAAAAAATTCAAGAATTGTCATGGCTGGCAAAAGCAGAGATGACCATTTCAGCTGACACGGAAGAAATAACACTTGAATTTGCAGACACAAACAGACCTGATCTATGGTCCCCAGAAGGCCTCATGAGACTCATCAACCAGTATCTTGAGGGAAAAGCCAGGGATTATTCTTACCTTTCGGATCCATACGACAACGAAAAATACGTTATCGTCGAGGAAAGTGTCCAGCGAGTCAGACCATACATAGGTATGTTTCTCTGCAAAATGCCTCCCGTCACAGAAAAGACGCTTAAGAGTTTAATTCAGACACAGGAAAAACTGGCGGAAAATTACGGAAAAAAAAGAAAAATAGTCAGCATTGGACTTTACCCCGCATCTATTGTCGATTTTCCGATAATATACAAAGGCGTAAAACCCAATGAAGAGTCTTTCACTCCTCTTGGATTCGAAGAAGAAATGACTCTGGCAGAAATTTTAGTGAAGCACCCAAAAGGAATCGAATACAGAGATATTCTCGAAGCAAGAAAATGCGTGCCTTTGATGGTAGATAAAAAGGGTGAAATTCTCTCTTTTCCGCCAATCATAAATTCAAGGAGAACCGGAGAGGTGAAAATCGGAGACACATACCTAGCGGTTGAAGCCACGGGAAACGATCTTTCGGCAGTTCGACTCGTTCTGAACATTTTCGCCATGAACCTCAGCGACAGAGGAGGACAAATCACAAGGATGAGGTCGCTGTACCCCGACAATCAAATTTATACTTTTCCCACGGACGAAACTGAAGAGTTCTACCTAAACATACCTCAAGTGAATAATCTTCTCGGAAGCGAATTCGGAATAGAAAAAATTTCGTCTAACCTGAGAAAGATGGGTCTAAAATCCAAAAAAGGTACTTTCGACAAAGAACTTATTGTGACAGTTCCTTTTTACAGAAGGGACATAATGCACGAAGTGGACATTATTGAAGACATCGCTATAGCTTCGGATTACAACGATTTCGAACCTCAGATGCCCGAAAGCTACACCAAAGGAGGCTTGAGTCCACAGCAGGAACGGGTGGACACTGTTCGTCAGATATCAATTGGTATGGGGTTTTTAGAATATATGGGTAATATACTGACTTCGAAGGAGACGATGAAGACTTGCGCCGGAAAGCACAGCGACCCAATCGAAATCGCAAACCCCATGACTTCAATGTTTTCATGTCTTCGGGATTTTCTTTTTCCAGGACTCCTCACCGCAGAATCAAAAAACAGCAAATCCTTGTATCCTCACCATATCTTTGAAACAGGAGAAATCGTGAGAAAGGTTTTCGGACAAGAAGCTCTTAAAACGGACACTGTGTTTTCAATAGCCTACTTGATAGCAGGACCCGAGACAAATTTTTCTGATATATATTCTGTTATTGACACCATTTGCGAAATGCTCTCCGTGAAATTATCTCTTTTGGAAAAAGATTTCGATTTTTTCATTCCAGGCAGAAGCGCTTGTGTCTATCTCAACGGAGTAAATTCGGGATTTTTGGGGGAAGTTTCTCCAAAATTGCTCGATGTTCTTGGAATCAGAATGCCGTTGGTTTTATGCGAAATAAATGACATAAGTTTTTTATTTGAAAGGAAAGCAAATTGA
- a CDS encoding OsmC family protein produces MKFETHLGHHTVKMDTVENFGGHDEAPMPKSLLLASLSGCTGMDVVSILKKMQVKNYQLQIECSAKQSDEHPKIFTEINLKYVFKGKDLPLDKIEKAVDLSFTKYCGVTAMLQKSSILTKEIEVLSF; encoded by the coding sequence ATGAAATTCGAAACTCATCTCGGACACCATACAGTTAAGATGGACACCGTGGAAAATTTTGGAGGTCATGACGAGGCTCCCATGCCGAAAAGCCTTTTGTTGGCAAGCCTTTCAGGATGTACTGGCATGGATGTGGTCTCTATATTAAAAAAAATGCAAGTAAAAAATTACCAACTGCAAATCGAATGCAGCGCAAAACAATCGGATGAACATCCCAAGATTTTCACCGAAATAAACTTAAAATACGTTTTTAAGGGAAAAGACCTTCCTCTTGACAAAATAGAAAAAGCCGTGGACCTTTCCTTCACAAAATACTGCGGAGTGACCGCGATGCTTCAAAAAAGTTCAATTCTGACAAAAGAAATAGAAGTGCTGTCTTTTTAA
- a CDS encoding MBL fold metallo-hydrolase, whose amino-acid sequence MEHEFEKISSDVTCLVQYVIPGCPTNCYIVRSKKNNYIIDTGFGSDSSELIMSRIDPKKPIKVVNTHYHWDHVWGNCFFKGKEIISHRKSAELQKKCFDELLSSKREYTRGEVGKCFPNVTFDGELNFLDDSIQIFSTPGHTVDGISVFYKNEGILFVGDNIGDDAENIVPELETDRAEFIEHLKKCLDFKPEIVLSGHNRPQRAEFLEKIVEILK is encoded by the coding sequence GTGGAACATGAATTTGAAAAGATTTCATCTGATGTAACCTGTCTTGTCCAGTATGTAATACCAGGTTGCCCCACTAACTGCTATATAGTCAGATCCAAAAAGAACAATTACATAATCGACACTGGATTCGGATCTGATAGTTCGGAATTGATCATGAGCAGAATTGACCCCAAAAAACCCATCAAAGTCGTCAACACGCATTATCACTGGGATCATGTCTGGGGTAATTGTTTTTTCAAAGGAAAAGAAATAATTTCCCACAGAAAATCCGCCGAGTTGCAAAAAAAATGTTTTGATGAATTGTTGTCATCCAAGAGGGAATATACGAGAGGAGAAGTCGGGAAATGCTTTCCTAACGTCACGTTCGATGGCGAACTGAACTTTTTAGATGATTCAATCCAAATCTTTTCAACGCCAGGGCACACAGTCGACGGCATCAGCGTTTTCTATAAAAACGAAGGAATTCTTTTTGTTGGCGACAATATTGGAGATGACGCTGAAAACATAGTACCGGAATTGGAGACTGATAGAGCTGAGTTCATCGAGCACTTGAAAAAGTGCCTGGATTTTAAACCAGAAATTGTGTTGTCGGGGCACAACAGACCGCAAAGAGCGGAATTTTTAGAAAAAATTGTTGAAATTCTTAAATGA
- a CDS encoding MBL fold metallo-hydrolase has translation MNIKWLGHSCFMITSKSGLRILTDPYKSGGCGGSVGYGKIDEEADIVVVSHSHSDHNSVESVPGNFIVVKETGIKKVKGIRIKGVKTFHDDKGGSERGENIVFVIEIDGLKVCHLGDLGEVLDGAKREEIGRVDILLTPVGGHYTIDANQADEIAEKLECKIVIPMHYKTEVLDFPISSVGEFLKNKNNVEIIDSCEVEIGGLPEETKVLVLKHKL, from the coding sequence ATGAATATTAAGTGGCTTGGGCATTCATGCTTTATGATCACTTCAAAAAGCGGTTTGAGAATACTTACAGATCCTTATAAATCAGGCGGCTGCGGTGGTTCCGTAGGCTATGGGAAGATTGACGAAGAAGCCGATATAGTCGTTGTAAGCCATTCGCATTCGGACCACAACAGCGTGGAATCGGTACCGGGAAATTTCATTGTCGTCAAAGAGACAGGGATTAAAAAAGTTAAAGGGATCAGGATAAAAGGGGTAAAAACTTTTCATGACGACAAAGGCGGATCCGAGAGGGGAGAAAACATAGTATTCGTAATAGAGATCGATGGTTTGAAGGTGTGTCATCTCGGTGATCTTGGAGAAGTTTTGGACGGTGCAAAGAGGGAAGAAATTGGAAGAGTAGATATTCTTTTGACGCCCGTCGGGGGTCATTACACCATAGATGCCAATCAGGCGGATGAAATTGCGGAAAAACTCGAATGCAAAATCGTGATTCCTATGCATTATAAAACCGAAGTTCTCGATTTTCCCATTTCTTCAGTTGGAGAATTTCTCAAAAATAAAAACAATGTCGAAATTATTGATTCTTGTGAAGTCGAAATCGGAGGTTTGCCCGAGGAGACAAAGGTTTTGGTTCTGAAACACAAACTCTGA